Proteins encoded by one window of Desulfonatronum thiodismutans:
- a CDS encoding DUF4198 domain-containing protein gives MKRGFLLAGLLTLFLSAPALAHFQMLYTPESALEQGGEMSLKLVFTHPFDGDHIMDMDPVQEFYVVHQRGEEGEPQKTDLKEYLSEITWKGLDDAAGKAFDAKLPARVVRSMGDYVFVLVPTPYYEKADEEYIQQFTKMIVNVGGMPGNWHEPLGLPAEIVPLNKPYANWTGGVFTGVVMSNGEPVPNIEVEVEYLNVDVDIAANAFVGEPKIEAPHPAFETMSVMANDKGEFTIGLPKAGWWGIAVPDVVELEHDGKEMVQEAVLWIQVTDIP, from the coding sequence ATGAAACGAGGATTTTTGCTTGCCGGCCTGTTGACCCTGTTTTTGAGTGCTCCGGCCCTGGCGCACTTCCAGATGCTCTACACCCCGGAAAGCGCCCTGGAGCAAGGCGGAGAGATGAGCTTGAAGCTGGTCTTCACCCATCCGTTTGACGGTGATCATATCATGGACATGGACCCGGTCCAGGAGTTCTATGTGGTGCATCAGCGCGGCGAGGAAGGTGAACCCCAGAAGACCGACCTGAAGGAATATCTCTCGGAGATCACCTGGAAGGGCCTGGACGACGCCGCGGGGAAGGCTTTTGACGCCAAGCTGCCGGCCCGCGTGGTTCGCTCCATGGGCGACTACGTTTTCGTGCTCGTACCGACTCCTTACTATGAAAAGGCTGATGAGGAATATATTCAGCAGTTCACCAAGATGATCGTGAACGTGGGCGGCATGCCCGGCAACTGGCATGAGCCTTTGGGCTTGCCCGCCGAAATCGTGCCCTTGAACAAGCCCTACGCCAATTGGACCGGCGGAGTGTTCACCGGCGTTGTCATGTCCAACGGCGAGCCGGTTCCGAACATCGAGGTCGAGGTCGAGTACCTGAACGTGGACGTGGACATTGCCGCCAACGCCTTTGTCGGCGAGCCCAAGATCGAGGCCCCGCATCCGGCCTTTGAAACCATGTCCGTGATGGCCAACGACAAGGGTGAATTCACCATCGGTCTGCCCAAGGCCGGCTGGTGGGGCATCGCCGTGCCGGACGTGGTCGAGTTGGAGCACGACGGCAAGGAAATGGTCCAGGAAGCCGTGCTTTGGATTCAGGTCACGGATATCCCGTAG